A single genomic interval of Anser cygnoides isolate HZ-2024a breed goose chromosome 7, Taihu_goose_T2T_genome, whole genome shotgun sequence harbors:
- the CNNM1 gene encoding metal transporter CNNM1: MDLESCGTEAAEEAAAEHRGGAASPQPRTGRLPRLRERGRAPGHPRHGRARGGGRRGASRSGDGCTGGCRCQPPRATRGLRAARLHPPAPGRTWRGGCPPPGPRVPRRAVPCRAAPCRLPAAVPVRRRALRHGGGGPGARGGGGGGWGRSRGAVLLLFFSLSPRPPAGAAWLLGLRPEDTAPGRVSLEGGAVQAAEGSRFLLRLYFQPPPEGNGSRGPAGEREPRLVFIEEAAAAAGGKAAAGAAAAAGARGPAERCRERSAWASDVEVVGPLRSGGAAGSALAEVRVREPRKGEAAAAAPGGRLFSLCAWDGRAWAHHGAAGGFLLRVRPAAPALGAWLLPLPEAGWLRALGALLLLGLSALFSGLRLSLLSLDPLELRVLRNSGSAAEREQARRVQAVRGGGGTYLLCTLLLGQAGANAALAGWLCASLPGGGPAAAAGGPRGAPWLPVLLCAAAVFLGGEVLPYSVCSRHGLAIASRTLCLTRLLMLAAFPLCYPLSRLLDWALRQELSVFSTRERLLETLRAAGPHGDLVREELAMVQGALELRTKVVEDVLTPLADCFMLRADAVLDFATVSEILRSGYTRIPVYEGDRRDNIVDLLFVKDLAFVDPDDCTPLQTVTRFYRRPLHCVFNDTRLDTLLEEFKKGKSHLAIVQRVNNEGEGDPFYEVMGIVTLEDVIEEIIKSEILDETDLYTDNRKKERVPHRGRKPQDFSIFRLSDSEMKVKISPQLLLATHRFMATEVEPFKSPYLSEKILLRLLKHPNVIQELKYDRKNKKAAEHYLYQRNRPVDYFVLILQGKVEVEVGKEGLRFENGAFTYYGVPAIMAIVSSDSDVRKVSSLAGSSFLLPVSVSRTFAFSRGDSLAGSPVNRSPSRCSGLNRSESPNREHNDYGGSTTQLYSSNNIYTPDYSVHILCDVQFVKVTRQQYQNALVASRMDSSPQSPDMEAFDRDSTKASTTRGTPQTPKEDATALLNERNSVMCSRPEGPRSPSESVCLRMEAIPFIQEELPEHKDNSKRQDRECCGTGLEAESPGREAGTGSSPSSNEETLGKRLLRSLSGRRQRQSPEGEKVPEESSNLVPLIT, encoded by the exons ATGGACCTTGAGAGCTGCGGCACAGAAGCTGCGGAGGAAGCAG CCGCTGAGCACCGGGGGGGcgcagccagcccccagccccgcaccggCCGGCTCCCCCGGctccgggagcggggccgcgctccGGGGCATCCCCGGCACGGCCGGGCCAGAGGCGGGGGGAGGCGCGGGGCCTCCCGCAGCGGGGATGGCTGTAccgggggctgccggtgccAACCTCCCCGTGCCACGCGTGGGCTCCGCGCAGCGCGGCTCCACCCGCCGGCTCCCGGTCGCACGTGGCGCGGCGGCTGCCCGCCCCCCGGCCCACGTGTgccgcgccgtgccgtgccgtgccgtgccgcgcCGTGCCGGCTCCCCGCTGCAGTCCCGGTgcggcggcgggcgctgcggcatggcggcggcgggcccggggcgcgcggcggcggcggcggcggctggggcCGGAGCCGTGGCgccgtgctgctgctcttcttctCGCTGTCGCCGCGGCCGCCGGCCGGGGCcgcctggctgctggggctgcggcccGAGGACACGGCGCCGGGCCGGGTGTCCCTGGAGGGCGGCGCGGTGCAGGCGGCCGAGGGCAGCCGCTTCTTGCTGCGCCTCTACTTCCAGCCGCCCCCCGAGGGCAACGGCAGCCGCGGGCCGGCGGGCGAGCGGGAGCCGCGGCTGGTCTTCAtcgaggaggcggcggcggcggcggggggcaaggcggcggcgggggcggcggcggcggcgggggcgcggggcccggcggAGCGGTGCCGGGAGCGCAGCGCCTGGGCCTCGGACGTGGAGGTGGTGGGGCCGCTGCGCtcggggggcgcggcgggctCGGCGCTGGCCGAGGTGCGGGTGCGGGAGCCCCGCaagggcgaggcggcggcggcggcgccgggcgggcgGCTCTTCTCGCTGTGCGCCTGGGACGGGCGCGCCTGGGCGCACcacggggcggcggggggcttCCTGCTGCGGGTCCGGCCGGCGGCCCCCGCGCTGGGCGCCtggctgctgccgctgcccgaGGCCGGCTGGCTGCGGGCGCTGGgcgccctgctgctgctggggctgtcgGCGCTGTTCAGCGGGCTGCGGCTCTCGCTGCTCTCGCTGGACCCGCTGGAGCTCCGCGTCCTGCGCAACAGCGGCTCGGCCGCCGAGCGGGAGCAGGCGCGGCGGGTGCAGGCggtgcgcggcggcggcggcacctaCCTGCTGTGCAcgctgctgctgggccaggccGGGGCCAACGCGGCGCTGGCCGGCTGGCTCTGCGCCTCGCTGCCCGGCGgagggccggcggcggcggccggagGGCCGCGGGGAGCGCCCTGGCTGCCGGTGCTGCTGTGCGCCGCCGCCGTCTTCCTGGGCGGCGAGGTGCTGCCCTACTCGGTGTGCTCGCGGCACGGGCTGGCCATCGCGTCGCGCACCCTGTGCCTCACCCGGCTGCTCATGCTGGCCGCCTTCCCCCTCTGCTACCCGCTCAGCCGGCTGCTGGACTGGGCGCTGCGGCAGGAGCTCAGCGTCTTCTCCACGCGGGAGCGGCTGCTGGAGACGCTGCGCGCCGCCGGCCCCCACGGCGACCTGGTGCGGGAGGAGTTGGCCATGGTGCAGGGCGCGCTGGAGCTGCGCACCAAGGTGGTGGAGGACGTGCTGACGCCGCTGGCCGACTGCTTCATGCTCCGCGCCGACGCCGTGCTCGACTTCGCCACCGTCTCCGAGATCCTCCGCTCCGGCTACACCCGCATCCCCGTCTACGAGGGCGACCGGCGCGACAACATCGTCGACCTGCTCTTCGTCAAGGACCTGGCCTTTGTCGACCCCGACGACTGCACCCCGCTGCAGACCGTCACCCGCTTCTACCGCCGCCCGCTCCACTGCGTCTTCAACGACACGCGCCTCGACACGCTGCTCGAGGAGTTCAAGAAGG GGAAGTCCCACCTGGCCATCGTGCAGCGGGTGAACAACGAAGGGGAAGGAGACCCGTTCTACGAGGTGATGGGCATTGTCACCCTGGAGGATGTCATTGAGGAGATCATCAAGTCTGAGATCCTGGATGAGACAGATCTGTACA CGGACAACCGCAAAAAGGAGCGTGTGCCCCACCGGGGCCGCAAGCCCCAGGACTTCTCCATCTTCAGGCTCTCGGACAGCGAGATGAAAGTGAAGAtctccccccagctcctcctggctaCGCATCGGTTCATGGCAACAG AAGTGGAGCCCTTCAAGTCCCCCTACCTCTCCGAGAAGATCCTGCTGCGGCTCCTCAAGCACCCCAACGTCATCCAGGAGCTCAAGTACGACCGGAAGAACAAAAAGGCGGCCGAGCATTACCTCTACCAGCGCAACCGCCCTGTCGACTACTTCGTTCTCATCTTGCAG gGGAAAGTGGAGGTGGAGGTTGGCAAGGAAGGGCTGCGGTTTGAGAACGGGGCGTTCACCTACTATGGCGTCCCCGCCATCATGGCCATCGTCTCCTCGG ATAGTGACGTGCGGAAAGTGAGCAGCCTGGCTGGGTCCTCCTTCCTGC TGCCTGTCTCGGTGTCCCGTACCTTCGCCTTCAGCAGAGGGGACTCCCTGGCTGGCTCACCAG TGAACCGGTCACCTTCACGGTGCAGTGGGCTCAACCGCTCCGAGTCCCCGAACCGGGAGCACAACGACTACGGGGGCAGCACCACGCAGCTCTACAGCAGCAACAACATCTACACTCCTGACTACTCCGTGCACATCCTCTGTGACGTCCAGTTTGTCAAG GTCACCCGGCAGCAGTACCAGAACGCGCTGGTGGCCAGCCGCATGGACAGCTCGCCCCAGTCCCCCGACATGGAGGCCTTCGACAGGGACTCAACCAAGGCTTCGACCACTCGGGGCACCCCACAGACGCCCAAGGAGGACGCTACTGCCCTCCTGAATGAGAGGAACAGCGTCATGT GCAGCCGGCCCGAGGGGCCGCGCAGTCCCAGCGAGTCCGTGTGCCTGCGCATGGAGGCCATCCCCTTCAtccaggaggagctgcctgaGCACAAGGACAACAGCAAGCGGCAGG ACAGGGAGTGCTGCGGCACCGGGCTGGAGGCAGAGTCCCCGGGCAGGGAGGCCGGGACCggctcctctcccagcagcaaCGAGGAGACCCTGGGCAAGAGGCTGCTGAGATCGCTGA GTGGGCGCAGGCAGCGCCAGTCGCCGGAAGGTGAGAAGGTGCCGGAGGAAAGCTCCAACCTCGTCCCGCTCATCACCTGA